In Methanomicrobium antiquum, one DNA window encodes the following:
- a CDS encoding IS1634 family transposase, producing MPFIDGFDDESILSVGHLGIVAGAYDSLGIANIIDNAIPKTRNHNLTHSQAVKAMVINGLGFIERRLYLFPEFFDDIAVERLFGEGISREQINDDVLGRTLDAIAEYGPTELFNDIVANCLIPTEYGSHCIHVDTTNFSVTGEYESDFNTEGIQITYGHPKDGRWDLKRFVLGMASNQHGVPLFLQTFSGNESDKETLRIIIEKLQNSLKSGEKVYHVADAAFYTEKNLQTLGQHTFWISRVPVIIKEAKELVKSDCQFIPCDDNRYSYSESFSEYAGIRQKWVMYHSKPMHEQQSKTFDKNLVKELEKAKTSLRKVCAQEYACEPDARIAAEKWLEKNHKYQFSELEILMIQRKEEKKRGRPKAGEPLVNSYKITADIEYNDSVVEQERQNLGRFVLATNDTEMSADELLRNYKAQGTVERGFRFLKDKSFRVAEVYLKKNSRIQALAMIMVLCLFIYSMTEFRLRKMLVQSGETVTSQTKKQTQRPALKWTFFLFRRVREFSFVEGDKRIKRITNLNDELKKILRLLGGEYEKYYC from the coding sequence ATGCCCTTCATTGACGGTTTTGATGACGAATCAATCCTTTCCGTTGGCCATCTTGGCATCGTAGCCGGAGCCTACGACTCTCTTGGTATCGCGAATATAATCGACAATGCAATACCCAAGACCCGAAACCATAATCTCACCCATTCTCAGGCCGTGAAAGCTATGGTGATCAATGGTCTTGGATTCATCGAACGCCGTCTTTATCTTTTTCCGGAATTTTTTGATGATATTGCCGTTGAAAGACTATTTGGGGAGGGAATTTCCCGAGAACAGATAAATGATGATGTATTAGGCAGAACACTGGATGCTATTGCAGAATATGGTCCAACTGAGTTATTCAACGATATCGTAGCAAATTGCCTTATTCCAACAGAATATGGCTCGCATTGCATTCACGTCGATACCACTAACTTTAGTGTGACAGGCGAATACGAATCCGATTTCAACACAGAAGGAATTCAGATTACCTACGGTCATCCGAAGGATGGCCGATGGGATCTCAAGCGTTTTGTCCTTGGCATGGCATCAAATCAGCATGGTGTACCATTATTTCTCCAGACTTTTTCCGGGAATGAATCGGATAAAGAGACACTCCGAATCATTATTGAAAAACTTCAGAACAGTCTCAAATCAGGCGAAAAAGTCTATCATGTAGCTGATGCTGCATTTTATACCGAAAAAAATCTCCAGACTTTAGGTCAGCACACTTTCTGGATTAGTCGTGTACCGGTTATCATTAAAGAGGCTAAGGAACTGGTCAAATCAGATTGTCAGTTCATACCGTGCGATGATAATCGCTATTCATATAGTGAATCTTTCAGTGAATATGCAGGAATCAGACAGAAATGGGTGATGTACCATTCAAAACCAATGCATGAACAACAGAGTAAAACGTTTGATAAGAATCTGGTAAAAGAACTGGAAAAAGCCAAAACATCTCTTCGAAAAGTCTGTGCACAGGAATATGCATGTGAACCTGACGCACGCATTGCAGCAGAGAAATGGTTAGAAAAAAATCATAAGTATCAGTTTAGCGAGCTTGAAATTCTCATGATTCAAAGGAAAGAAGAGAAAAAACGAGGTAGACCAAAAGCCGGTGAACCATTAGTTAATTCATATAAGATTACTGCTGATATCGAATACAATGACAGCGTAGTCGAGCAGGAACGCCAAAATCTTGGACGTTTTGTTCTGGCAACGAATGACACTGAGATGTCTGCCGATGAATTGCTCAGGAATTATAAAGCTCAAGGAACAGTTGAGAGAGGATTTAGGTTCCTGAAAGACAAGTCGTTCCGGGTTGCTGAGGTCTATTTAAAGAAAAATTCGCGGATTCAGGCTTTGGCTATGATCATGGTATTGTGTCTTTTTATTTACTCTATGACTGAGTTTCGGCTGAGAAAGATGCTGGTACAGTCTGGTGAAACAGTCACCAGCCAGACAAAAAAGCAGACACAAAGACCGGCATTGAAATGGACATTTTTCCTGTTCAGGAGGGTGAGGGAGTTCTCATTTGTTGAGGGTGATAAAAGAATAAAACGAATTACAAATCTGAATGATGAATTGAAAAAGATATTGCGGTTATTGGGGGGAGAGTATGAAAAATACTATTGTTGA
- a CDS encoding DUF2109 domain-containing protein, translated as MIAELICAFIALYAAVRIIAEKNTLRKLNFLNILNFAIAGLLALLIPHPLGILLAVAYFVGGTLESNAIASTIAKRKEKPDD; from the coding sequence TTGATTGCCGAATTAATCTGTGCTTTTATTGCATTATATGCCGCAGTGAGAATTATTGCAGAGAAAAATACGTTGAGAAAATTAAATTTCTTAAATATTTTAAACTTTGCAATTGCAGGATTGCTGGCTCTTTTAATTCCACATCCTCTTGGAATTTTGCTTGCAGTGGCATACTTTGTCGGAGGAACGCTTGAGTCAAACGCAATTGCAAGTACAATTGCAAAAAGAAAGGAGAAGCCGGATGACTGA
- a CDS encoding 4Fe-4S dicluster domain-containing protein produces the protein MLSVFCYIKEFLRPEWWKKFLFAKTPPLTSPSYFRDYPHLTGNECTHELRCMMICPSPGAIEVLKTDDGRWEPVIYKGHCIRCGLCVEVCPDNVLASGRILEQNETDRTSYLSSYRLNVDDSLCMRCSNCSVACPINKVIDPNLAYNATSSSDDVIMRVKNSKLTILHPEKCTGCKTCEKTCPNGAITVARIVEGDQDEE, from the coding sequence ATGCTATCAGTATTTTGTTATATAAAAGAATTTTTGCGTCCTGAGTGGTGGAAGAAATTCTTATTCGCTAAAACTCCTCCTCTTACATCTCCCTCATATTTCAGGGATTATCCGCATCTTACCGGAAATGAATGCACACATGAACTCAGGTGCATGATGATATGCCCGTCACCCGGTGCAATAGAGGTTTTAAAAACCGATGATGGGAGATGGGAACCTGTAATCTATAAGGGTCACTGTATACGCTGTGGTTTATGTGTTGAGGTGTGCCCTGATAATGTTCTTGCCTCAGGTCGTATTCTTGAGCAGAATGAAACTGACAGAACTTCATATCTTTCATCATATCGTTTAAATGTTGATGATTCTCTTTGTATGAGGTGCAGTAACTGTTCTGTTGCATGCCCGATTAACAAAGTGATAGATCCGAATCTTGCATATAATGCAACATCCTCAAGCGATGATGTAATAATGCGGGTTAAAAACTCAAAACTAACAATTCTTCACCCTGAAAAATGCACAGGATGTAAAACCTGTGAAAAAACATGTCCCAACGGTGCAATAACAGTAGCAAGAATTGTTGAGGGAGATCAGGACGAAGAGTAA
- a CDS encoding nickel-dependent hydrogenase large subunit, with amino-acid sequence MKKTVDVSLPVGPVHPCFKEPARIKCQTTGEKVLSAEIELGYVKKGIERIMVGRPWQEVMFLAERICGICSVIHNMVFIETVEKLSDINVPKRAAYLRVIVNELDRIQSHMLANYSYCYTIEHETLAMYLINLRETAIDQLELITGARITCAYMIPGGVRFDLKENDAEKLSFAMDKMEKDLIRFTNMFESGPLIGLRSKNVGILTREDAILSHAVGPTARASGINADQRTNHPTYQELGFSPIVMDSCDSYARVMVRFKEVFQSIELIRKCLDKLPKGLIRGGGVVTEGEYTWIGEAPRGELTYHVKTDKYGRVAEIAIQTPSIMNIEACAHHMLKNVDSAADVTSTFISSDPCIACNER; translated from the coding sequence ATGAAGAAGACTGTTGATGTATCACTCCCTGTTGGTCCTGTTCATCCATGCTTTAAAGAACCTGCAAGAATCAAATGCCAGACAACAGGCGAAAAAGTACTCTCTGCAGAGATAGAACTTGGATATGTCAAAAAAGGCATTGAGAGAATCATGGTTGGAAGACCCTGGCAGGAGGTCATGTTTCTTGCCGAACGAATATGTGGTATTTGCTCTGTAATCCATAACATGGTCTTTATAGAAACGGTAGAGAAATTAAGCGATATTAATGTTCCAAAAAGAGCTGCTTATCTTCGTGTAATTGTAAATGAACTTGACAGGATACAGTCGCATATGCTTGCAAATTATTCATACTGTTATACTATTGAGCATGAAACCCTTGCAATGTACCTGATTAATCTTCGTGAAACAGCCATTGATCAGCTTGAACTTATTACCGGTGCAAGAATTACATGTGCATATATGATTCCTGGTGGTGTCAGGTTTGATTTGAAAGAAAATGATGCTGAAAAATTAAGTTTTGCAATGGATAAAATGGAAAAAGATCTTATCAGGTTTACAAATATGTTTGAAAGCGGTCCTTTGATTGGGCTTCGAAGTAAAAATGTAGGAATATTAACACGTGAAGATGCAATTTTATCGCATGCAGTAGGCCCGACTGCGAGGGCAAGTGGTATAAACGCAGATCAAAGAACAAATCATCCGACCTACCAGGAGCTTGGGTTCAGTCCGATTGTAATGGATTCATGTGATAGTTATGCACGTGTAATGGTTCGCTTCAAAGAGGTTTTCCAAAGTATTGAATTAATCAGGAAATGTTTAGATAAACTTCCAAAAGGTCTTATCAGAGGCGGAGGAGTTGTAACAGAGGGTGAATATACCTGGATTGGTGAAGCACCACGTGGTGAACTGACATATCATGTTAAGACAGACAAATATGGAAGGGTTGCTGAAATTGCCATTCAGACTCCGTCAATTATGAATATTGAGGCCTGTGCACATCACATGCTAAAAAATGTTGACTCTGCCGCAGATGTAACATCGACTTTCATAAGTTCAGATCCATGTATTGCATGCAATGAGAGGTGA
- a CDS encoding DUF2108 domain-containing protein, translated as MTDILFLIFSVIAVLGASATAIQKDPYDKLISLGVLFAGIIPFVAFAGYLDVSIAISLIIPMTTIILLQAVWRCGK; from the coding sequence ATGACTGATATTCTCTTTTTGATATTTTCAGTAATTGCAGTTCTTGGTGCATCAGCGACAGCTATTCAAAAAGATCCTTATGACAAGTTAATATCTCTTGGAGTTTTATTTGCAGGAATAATTCCTTTCGTTGCATTTGCCGGCTATCTGGACGTTTCCATTGCAATATCGCTTATAATTCCAATGACTACAATAATTCTTCTTCAGGCAGTGTGGAGGTGCGGAAAATGA
- a CDS encoding EFR1 family ferrodoxin (N-terminal region resembles flavodoxins. C-terminal ferrodoxin region binds two 4Fe-4S clusters.) gives MKTESVNLVYFSPTGTTKAVISAIARGINPERMTITDITKPDERKKPLELKNDHLLIIGVPVYMGRVPALLSEWLGIIKGNNTPVVCVVVYGNRVYEDALLELSDILTERGFITVAGAAFIGEHSFSTKSTPIAKDRPDKDDISKAEFFGKKIQEKLKAISSPEKNSNLIIPGTHPYRGDSKLWITDFIEVSDACIQCGVCADVCPCGAVSPDKSSSVDIEKCITCCACIKKCPEHARSIKPGMVSDASNRLFTLYSQRKEPEYFL, from the coding sequence ATGAAAACAGAATCAGTAAATCTGGTGTATTTTTCACCGACAGGAACTACAAAGGCAGTTATCAGTGCAATTGCACGTGGAATTAATCCCGAAAGAATGACAATCACCGATATAACAAAGCCTGATGAAAGAAAAAAACCTCTGGAATTAAAAAATGACCACCTATTAATCATCGGTGTTCCGGTTTACATGGGAAGGGTGCCGGCATTACTTTCAGAATGGCTTGGCATAATAAAGGGAAACAATACTCCTGTTGTATGTGTTGTTGTATATGGAAACCGCGTGTATGAAGATGCTCTTTTAGAGCTTTCTGACATACTTACAGAACGCGGTTTCATAACTGTGGCCGGTGCGGCATTTATCGGTGAACACTCTTTTTCCACAAAGAGTACACCAATCGCAAAGGATCGCCCTGATAAAGACGACATCTCTAAAGCAGAGTTCTTTGGAAAAAAAATACAGGAAAAGTTAAAGGCCATCTCTTCGCCCGAGAAAAATTCAAATCTTATTATTCCGGGAACTCATCCCTACCGCGGTGATTCAAAGCTCTGGATAACTGATTTCATTGAGGTAAGCGATGCCTGCATTCAGTGCGGAGTCTGTGCAGATGTCTGCCCATGTGGTGCAGTAAGCCCTGATAAAAGCAGTTCTGTTGACATAGAAAAATGCATCACCTGCTGTGCCTGCATAAAAAAATGCCCGGAGCATGCAAGGTCTATTAAGCCCGGAATGGTTAGTGATGCATCCAATCGTCTGTTTACACTTTATAGTCAGAGAAAAGAGCCTGAGTATTTCCTCTGA
- a CDS encoding DNA helicase PriA: MLKHKCGYEEDIRCRKCKTSLIENKSGLYCPHCGRQVVMICPGCGKPWK; encoded by the coding sequence ATGCTTAAGCACAAATGCGGTTATGAAGAAGACATAAGATGCAGGAAATGCAAGACGTCACTTATTGAGAATAAATCTGGATTGTACTGCCCGCACTGTGGAAGACAGGTTGTAATGATTTGTCCCGGATGTGGAAAGCCATGGAAATAA
- a CDS encoding mechanosensitive ion channel family protein produces MAEDTNSLMEIINFDVATALYIIYIIILSYLLIRLVSFLIKKIGDKAGYRRITANMIIPLFKIIVYIASSYLIVTAVIQPSLTQLVAFSGLFGAALGFGLKDIFSDIIGGIVIAFERPYLIGDKITIGDKYGEVTDIGLRSTRIVTPDDTVVSIPNFSIFNKSAASANAGKTEMMVVTDLFIDNNSDFEKAVRLLKECIVTSKYVYISKSNRYTVLVDEFPFYKRLRAKAYVNDLRYEFEFKSDITRRAWVEFNKNEIMPPSFSGAVIEMPKDFKNSVSD; encoded by the coding sequence ATGGCAGAAGATACAAACTCTCTGATGGAAATAATCAATTTTGATGTCGCAACTGCGCTTTACATAATCTATATTATCATACTTTCATATCTTCTGATACGTCTGGTATCATTTCTGATTAAAAAAATTGGAGATAAGGCAGGATACAGGCGTATAACTGCGAATATGATAATTCCGCTTTTTAAGATTATTGTTTATATTGCATCTTCATATCTTATCGTAACGGCTGTAATACAACCATCTCTTACTCAGCTGGTTGCATTTTCCGGTCTTTTTGGAGCGGCACTGGGTTTTGGTCTAAAGGACATTTTTTCTGATATTATTGGTGGAATAGTAATTGCTTTTGAAAGGCCGTATTTAATCGGGGATAAGATTACAATTGGAGATAAATACGGTGAGGTAACTGATATTGGACTTCGATCAACACGGATTGTAACACCGGATGATACGGTTGTATCAATTCCAAATTTTTCCATATTCAACAAGTCAGCGGCAAGTGCCAATGCCGGAAAGACCGAGATGATGGTTGTAACCGATCTTTTCATAGATAATAATTCAGATTTTGAAAAAGCTGTAAGACTTCTGAAAGAGTGCATTGTAACATCAAAATATGTCTACATCTCAAAATCAAATCGATATACTGTATTAGTTGACGAATTTCCGTTTTACAAAAGACTTCGGGCAAAAGCGTATGTTAATGATTTAAGATATGAGTTTGAATTTAAATCAGATATTACAAGAAGAGCATGGGTAGAGTTTAACAAAAACGAAATAATGCCCCCTTCTTTTTCAGGGGCAGTAATAGAGATGCCTAAGGATTTTAAGAATTCAGTGTCTGATTGA
- a CDS encoding DUF2107 family protein → MNSLFLLGLGILIIGCVSAAFPNPKTYLNRLINLEISGFGLLLVMLYYNETLALLTFIAVTAIATFVLVRVLERREIN, encoded by the coding sequence ATGAATTCATTATTTCTGCTTGGTCTTGGAATTTTAATAATCGGCTGTGTTTCTGCGGCTTTTCCAAATCCAAAGACCTATCTCAATCGGCTGATAAATTTGGAGATTTCAGGTTTTGGACTCCTGCTTGTGATGCTTTATTATAATGAAACACTTGCTCTTCTAACATTTATCGCAGTTACAGCTATTGCAACATTTGTGCTTGTAAGAGTTCTTGAAAGGAGGGAGATTAATTGA
- a CDS encoding EhaG family protein, which translates to MILPIIDEYSLGLLIAFSCVLIVFFSMMRETDDLHRLLLTDLVEIVALVIIALVGTDLSEALILPGLVVGIAEILAMAEIYIEKENLVRAPERFLDIEIMHSAPGILSVILLIYGIILSGFTGGAVAGLGVLFYFLCKKSHEKTEIIETVSGYAWVCWVVAFITFMAAPQYWFFAVMLAGTGIFAKVAAKMSIVGTMRGNRDV; encoded by the coding sequence ATGATTCTCCCAATAATTGATGAATATTCATTAGGGCTTTTAATTGCGTTTTCCTGTGTCTTAATTGTCTTTTTCTCAATGATGAGAGAAACAGATGATTTACATCGTCTGCTTCTAACAGATCTTGTAGAGATTGTTGCACTTGTAATTATAGCACTTGTCGGAACAGATCTCTCTGAAGCACTGATTCTTCCAGGTCTGGTTGTAGGAATTGCAGAAATTCTTGCAATGGCAGAGATATACATAGAAAAAGAAAATCTTGTCAGAGCACCTGAGAGATTTCTGGATATTGAGATAATGCATTCAGCACCGGGGATACTTTCTGTAATTCTTCTTATATACGGAATAATTCTCTCAGGATTCACAGGCGGCGCTGTTGCAGGACTTGGTGTTTTGTTTTATTTCCTCTGTAAGAAAAGTCATGAGAAGACAGAGATTATTGAGACTGTCAGTGGTTATGCATGGGTCTGCTGGGTTGTTGCATTCATCACATTCATGGCAGCACCTCAATATTGGTTCTTTGCTGTGATGCTTGCAGGCACAGGTATATTTGCAAAGGTTGCGGCTAAAATGTCAATTGTTGGCACAATGAGAGGTAACAGAGATGTTTGA
- a CDS encoding tetratricopeptide repeat protein: MKYKVFLTFFLLMTALLLLFTPAAASPSTEDLIDAGFIALESGNNKMAEDLFARAVATVSGKNSPSAWAGLGRAIWNESSSENTDSYAAFNRSLAVEDADAEEWKTACEILFSEPVEDFKLSYFAALKAVEADKNDDQAWNYLGCSLDRLAVKNLDADLNEPFDAFKKANFLNPTLLYSSNEAYYAIVVGNYTDAIDAANKAFKKYNPDKWWKGQLLFLKAYALAKTGESEDALETLVLSEDTYNSDESYEMTEYDNAAASFVRAVALNDLGRFCESVEILKCVDFENLDTLFSGLLITPEMYMDLYGASLSGVGKMDEAANAFEKASEYNSSK, translated from the coding sequence ATGAAGTATAAAGTATTCCTGACTTTTTTTCTGCTGATGACTGCTCTTTTGCTGTTATTCACTCCGGCGGCAGCATCTCCTTCAACAGAAGATTTAATTGATGCAGGATTCATTGCGCTTGAAAGCGGCAACAACAAAATGGCAGAGGATTTATTCGCTAGAGCGGTTGCAACAGTCTCCGGAAAAAATTCACCGTCTGCATGGGCCGGTCTTGGAAGAGCAATCTGGAATGAGTCTTCATCTGAGAATACTGACTCTTATGCGGCCTTTAATAGATCTCTCGCCGTTGAAGATGCAGATGCAGAAGAATGGAAAACTGCTTGTGAAATACTTTTCAGCGAACCTGTTGAGGACTTCAAACTTTCATATTTTGCCGCATTAAAAGCAGTGGAGGCGGATAAAAACGATGATCAGGCCTGGAACTATTTAGGCTGTTCACTTGACAGGCTTGCCGTAAAAAACCTGGATGCAGATTTAAACGAGCCCTTTGATGCGTTTAAAAAAGCTAATTTTTTAAATCCGACATTGCTTTATTCATCCAATGAAGCTTATTATGCAATTGTTGTTGGGAATTACACTGATGCAATTGATGCAGCCAATAAAGCTTTTAAAAAATACAACCCGGATAAATGGTGGAAGGGACAGCTTTTATTCTTAAAAGCCTATGCACTTGCAAAGACGGGTGAATCAGAAGATGCATTAGAAACTCTTGTATTATCAGAAGATACCTATAACTCAGATGAATCCTATGAGATGACTGAATATGATAATGCCGCCGCCTCATTTGTCAGAGCAGTTGCATTAAACGACCTTGGACGTTTTTGTGAATCTGTTGAGATCTTAAAGTGTGTTGATTTTGAAAATTTAGATACTTTATTTTCTGGGCTTTTGATTACTCCTGAGATGTACATGGATTTGTATGGTGCTTCATTATCCGGCGTGGGGAAAATGGATGAGGCAGCAAATGCATTTGAAAAAGCATCTGAATATAACAGCAGCAAATAA
- a CDS encoding TetR/AcrR family transcriptional regulator codes for MGTAERRQREKEKRKKEILDAAKRLFFSKSYDDVSMDEIADAVELNKATLYLYYKNKEALFAAVVLLGVEILKEKYQRCMEKKTFGIVKVALMGQAYYEFSQEHPDYLRLIHFYGSERFSKENPYTEDIGKGYGICRKILEDAIRQGIEDKTIRSDINPFSASMYLMISFMNILSLENKWKKVISNEGISFEKFAGDFFKFIFPAIANTENKKLEIQEILSSEDFFIK; via the coding sequence ATGGGAACAGCTGAGAGAAGACAAAGGGAAAAAGAAAAGCGAAAAAAAGAGATACTGGATGCGGCAAAGCGTTTGTTTTTTTCAAAAAGCTATGATGACGTCTCAATGGATGAGATAGCAGATGCAGTAGAACTTAACAAAGCAACACTTTACCTTTATTACAAAAACAAAGAGGCTCTTTTTGCGGCTGTGGTTCTTTTGGGCGTTGAAATCCTAAAAGAAAAATACCAGCGTTGTATGGAGAAAAAAACCTTCGGAATCGTAAAAGTTGCCTTAATGGGCCAGGCTTATTATGAATTTTCTCAGGAGCACCCCGACTATTTAAGACTGATTCACTTTTACGGGTCAGAGCGGTTTTCAAAGGAAAATCCATATACTGAGGATATAGGAAAAGGATATGGCATATGCAGAAAAATTTTAGAAGATGCGATACGGCAGGGTATTGAGGACAAAACAATCCGCTCCGATATCAATCCTTTTTCCGCATCAATGTATCTAATGATATCTTTCATGAACATTCTTTCACTTGAGAATAAATGGAAGAAGGTAATATCCAATGAAGGAATAAGCTTTGAAAAGTTTGCAGGTGATTTTTTTAAGTTTATTTTTCCTGCAATAGCAAATACAGAAAACAAAAAATTAGAGATTCAGGAAATATTATCATCAGAGGATTTTTTTATCAAATGA
- a CDS encoding NADH-quinone oxidoreductase subunit B family protein gives MGIIQKIKNTVRQRSIHVCYVNVGSCNGCDIEILACLAPRYDIEQYGIYVHNNPRDADILLITGAFCEQWEDKLKNIWDIIPEPKAAITIGNCPVSGCTFNRRGSFVDPPVSKHIPVAASIPGCPPRPTEIIETILKLAPVVFKDYEEKEMKK, from the coding sequence ATGGGTATAATACAAAAAATCAAAAACACAGTAAGACAGCGTTCAATCCATGTTTGCTATGTCAATGTTGGATCCTGCAACGGTTGTGATATAGAAATTTTAGCCTGTCTTGCACCACGATACGATATTGAACAATATGGAATTTATGTCCACAACAATCCCCGTGATGCTGATATACTCCTGATTACAGGAGCATTTTGTGAACAGTGGGAAGACAAGCTGAAAAATATATGGGATATTATTCCTGAGCCAAAAGCAGCAATAACAATTGGAAACTGTCCTGTATCAGGATGTACTTTCAACAGAAGAGGAAGTTTTGTAGATCCGCCGGTATCAAAGCATATCCCTGTTGCGGCATCTATTCCGGGATGTCCCCCACGTCCGACAGAGATTATTGAAACTATACTAAAGCTTGCACCTGTTGTTTTTAAGGATTACGAAGAGAAGGAGATGAAAAAATGA
- a CDS encoding DUF2106 family protein: MSIIRKVSRVLQNHNNLVNVYSLIVIIVVLIGIASIPTINYENNQLYPKVIDINNPLNPYDRGGEPFERADVKAQYPENSPYLGYVTAYLTPLSLLIAYNTLYAGTTIVAHPGGIIDEILYNTRGLDTIAETAILFVAFSIAMFLFRRREEE, from the coding sequence TTGAGCATAATAAGAAAAGTTTCAAGGGTTCTTCAGAATCACAATAATCTTGTAAATGTCTATTCTCTCATAGTAATAATTGTTGTATTAATTGGAATTGCATCAATTCCAACAATAAACTATGAAAACAATCAGCTATATCCGAAGGTCATTGACATAAATAATCCTTTAAACCCATATGACAGAGGAGGAGAGCCTTTTGAAAGAGCAGATGTAAAAGCACAATATCCTGAAAATTCACCTTATCTTGGATATGTTACAGCATATTTAACTCCTCTTTCCCTTTTAATTGCGTATAATACCCTCTATGCCGGAACAACTATTGTTGCACATCCGGGCGGAATTATTGATGAGATTTTGTATAATACAAGGGGTCTTGACACAATAGCAGAGACGGCAATTTTGTTTGTTGCATTTTCAATTGCTATGTTTTTGTTCAGGAGGCGTGAGGAGGAATGA
- a CDS encoding DUF1959 family protein codes for MINYIYEKDLFGMKYKIVSSPFHEKTIAQIADCLDMNVQEFRKILIERLDMSFLENIPARYNSWKIMSLKEEDPVTSGLCITLFSEYIPVLAHEDVLIIKEKVDSLIKSGIPEDEAVLKGKILIREIFLAWV; via the coding sequence ATGATCAATTATATATATGAAAAAGATCTGTTCGGCATGAAATATAAGATAGTTTCATCTCCGTTTCATGAAAAAACAATAGCACAGATTGCAGACTGCCTTGATATGAATGTTCAGGAATTTAGAAAAATCTTGATTGAAAGGCTTGACATGTCTTTTCTTGAAAATATTCCTGCACGCTATAATTCATGGAAAATTATGAGTTTGAAAGAGGAGGATCCTGTTACCTCCGGACTTTGCATTACTCTTTTTTCTGAGTATATTCCTGTTTTAGCACACGAAGATGTTTTGATTATAAAAGAGAAGGTAGATTCATTAATTAAATCAGGAATACCGGAGGATGAAGCAGTCTTAAAAGGAAAAATTTTGATAAGGGAGATTTTCTTAGCATGGGTATAA
- a CDS encoding respiratory chain complex I subunit 1 family protein, producing MILLYILFAVLAGLLFHGIHRKVIARIQIRPGPPIWQEILHVLKFSFKQTWIPKTASHILYVSIVIAVIAIWSGALYVLITGGSLLIIFGVYLLHKITEHGLGLSSGSPYGKFGAIRSVISAASEIPLLASIAVIYLITGSLMISDIQSYQASNGVLLLTAFPIAIAMYVIVLSKVPYSPFGIIEAKELVSGNKTEHFGVWRAGLEVGFAIKTFVLLATFITLFIGAMPFWLLVLASLILLLTMSFICAITPMLSPYDAVTIQIGVIILVIIYAVILGVIG from the coding sequence ATGATTTTGTTATACATTTTATTTGCAGTCCTTGCAGGTCTTTTGTTTCATGGCATTCACAGAAAAGTGATTGCACGAATACAGATAAGGCCCGGCCCTCCGATATGGCAGGAGATTTTGCATGTCCTTAAATTTTCCTTTAAACAGACCTGGATTCCAAAAACAGCATCGCATATCTTATATGTTTCAATTGTAATTGCAGTAATTGCTATCTGGTCCGGTGCTTTATATGTGCTTATAACCGGCGGAAGCCTTTTGATAATATTTGGAGTATATCTGCTTCACAAAATTACAGAGCATGGTCTTGGTCTTTCATCAGGTTCACCGTATGGAAAATTTGGTGCAATCCGTTCTGTAATTTCAGCGGCATCGGAGATTCCTTTACTTGCATCAATTGCTGTAATATACTTAATTACAGGTTCTTTGATGATTTCTGACATTCAGAGTTATCAAGCATCGAATGGAGTCCTTCTATTAACCGCATTTCCAATTGCAATTGCGATGTATGTAATTGTCCTATCAAAAGTTCCTTACAGTCCATTTGGAATAATAGAAGCAAAAGAATTAGTTAGTGGAAATAAGACTGAACATTTTGGAGTCTGGAGAGCCGGTCTTGAAGTAGGTTTTGCAATAAAGACATTTGTTCTTCTGGCAACATTTATCACGCTTTTCATAGGTGCAATGCCATTTTGGCTTTTGGTTTTGGCATCACTGATTCTTCTTCTTACAATGTCATTTATATGTGCAATAACGCCAATGCTTTCACCATATGATGCTGTAACAATACAGATTGGAGTCATAATACTGGTTATTATTTATGCAGTTATTTTGGGGGTTATTGGATGA